A single window of Pygocentrus nattereri isolate fPygNat1 chromosome 24, fPygNat1.pri, whole genome shotgun sequence DNA harbors:
- the si:ch211-269k10.4 gene encoding uncharacterized protein si:ch211-269k10.4 encodes MARAAIPMDIIEEDTRKHGRLTDEDDSHPLIKYYKATTLIPDKPPPLHRLLDRQPAAWASVQVTSGILSFGLGVVFAVAFGIDKFLLTLFRVPLLTGIMFLVAGFLSNLLHKHPGLLQVCFYSNILCLAVATTGAILLCVDLAKHQPDKLHFQVEIMVLCVTLLDMVVSAILIIFMYAEKRNLEKNSSSSSTRRE; translated from the exons ATGGCTCGAGCCGCTATTCCCATGGACATCATTGAGGAGGATACAAGAAAACATGGACGTCTGACTGATGAGGATGACAGTCACCCGTTGATTAAATACTACAAAGCCACCACGCTGATTCCTGACAAACCGCCACCTCTGCATCGACTGCTGGACAGACAGCCAGCAGCGTGGGCC tCTGTGCAGGTCACCAGTGGGATCCTGAGTTTCGGTCTCGGTGTGGTGTTCGCTGTGGCGTTTGGAATAGACAAATTTCTCCTCACCCTCTTTAGGGTTCCTCTCCTGACTGGAATAAtg TTTTTGGTTGCTGGATTTTTGTCCAACCTGCTGCATAAACACCCTGGACTGCTACAG GTCTGCTTTTACTCCAACATACTGTGCCTGGCCGTGGCCACCACTGGAGCCATACTGCTGTGCGTCGATTTAGCCAAACATCAGCCAGACAAACTGCACTTCCAG GTGGAAATCATGGTGCTGTGTGTGACACTGTTGGACATGGTGGTCTCCGCTATTCTCATCATCTTCATGTATGCTGAGAAACGCAACCTCGAGAAAAACAGCTCTAGTTCCAGCACTCGGCGAGAATAA